The following are from one region of the Stanieria sp. NIES-3757 genome:
- a CDS encoding Hsp33 protein produces MADQLIRATAADNGIRAVGVITTRLTEEARAKHQLSYVATAALGRAMSSGLLLASGMKREGSRVNLRIKGNGPLGGLLVDAGLDGTVRGYVGNPSVELPPNAIGKLDVGRAVGNEGFLYVVRDVGYGYPYSSTVELVTGEVGDDVANYLINSEQTPSALLVGVFVGAQGVTAAGGLLLQVLPKAARDESLVTLLESRVSQLKGFTPLLRQGKTLTEIMDDLLGDLGLSILPEIQMVRFDCSCSFNRVLGALKMLGEAELQDMIEKDEGAEATCQFCGEVYQASKEELVQLIEDLKAESL; encoded by the coding sequence ATGGCAGACCAACTGATTAGAGCAACCGCAGCCGATAATGGTATTAGAGCCGTAGGGGTAATTACTACTCGTTTAACGGAAGAAGCAAGGGCAAAACACCAGCTTTCTTATGTTGCTACCGCAGCTTTAGGAAGAGCAATGTCTTCTGGGTTATTGCTTGCTTCAGGGATGAAGCGCGAAGGCTCACGAGTAAATTTGAGGATCAAAGGAAATGGTCCTTTAGGAGGATTGTTAGTTGATGCTGGTTTAGATGGCACAGTCAGGGGTTATGTTGGTAATCCTAGTGTAGAACTACCCCCAAATGCGATCGGCAAATTAGATGTAGGTAGAGCAGTCGGTAATGAAGGCTTTCTCTATGTCGTTAGAGATGTGGGTTATGGCTATCCCTACTCTAGTACGGTTGAGTTAGTCACAGGAGAAGTAGGCGATGATGTGGCTAATTATTTAATTAATTCGGAACAAACCCCTTCTGCATTACTAGTAGGAGTTTTTGTTGGAGCGCAAGGAGTTACGGCTGCGGGAGGTTTATTATTACAAGTGTTGCCCAAAGCTGCTCGTGATGAATCTTTAGTCACTTTGTTAGAGTCACGTGTCAGTCAACTGAAAGGTTTTACCCCTCTACTGAGACAAGGTAAAACTTTAACAGAAATTATGGACGATTTATTAGGGGATTTAGGCTTATCAATTCTGCCAGAAATTCAAATGGTACGTTTTGATTGTAGTTGTTCCTTTAATCGGGTTTTAGGGGCTTTAAAAATGCTAGGAGAAGCAGAGCTACAAGACATGATTGAAAAGGACGAAGGTGCAGAAGCTACTTGTCAATTTTGTGGAGAAGTTTATCAAGCAAGCAAAGAAGAATTAGTTCAATTAATTGAGGATTTAAAAGCTGAATCGCTTTGA